In Polyangia bacterium, one DNA window encodes the following:
- the serB gene encoding phosphoserine phosphatase SerB, translating to MTLNDKDSAIPVANDRVLVTVTGPDRTGVTATLTGILSEEGASLHDIEQVVVQGQLTLCLLVGVPRTRDVLKELLFAAKELGMELNFKPVPGSAAQAVPSPEGRRYVITAIGRALGAAHLHALATTLAAEGANIEKIGRLSEGSLASLEIHASLPADRDSEVLKRTLLAVATSAGFDVSLQRESLYRRSKRLVVMDMDSTLIRIEVIDELARAAGVVDQVSKITERAMQGEMDYDQSLRQRVELLKGLDVKVLDRIAADLPLTEGAETLVRVLKRLGYSIAVISGGFSRAAEALKRRLGLDYAYSNNLEIADGKLTGRVSGPIVNAQRKAELLETIAQAEGVLLDQVIAVGDGANDALMLERAGLGIAFHAKPKLRESADTSISASGLDAILYLLGISARELQEVE from the coding sequence TTGACATTGAACGACAAAGATTCAGCAATCCCCGTCGCCAACGACCGCGTTCTGGTCACCGTCACCGGCCCCGATCGCACCGGCGTGACCGCCACCTTGACCGGCATCCTGTCCGAGGAGGGCGCGTCGCTGCACGACATTGAACAGGTGGTGGTGCAGGGCCAGCTCACGTTGTGTTTGCTGGTGGGCGTGCCGCGCACACGCGACGTCTTGAAAGAGCTGCTGTTCGCCGCCAAGGAGCTGGGCATGGAGCTGAATTTCAAGCCCGTGCCCGGCAGCGCCGCGCAGGCGGTTCCGTCGCCCGAAGGACGGCGCTATGTCATCACCGCCATCGGGCGCGCCTTGGGCGCGGCCCACCTGCACGCCCTGGCCACCACGCTGGCCGCCGAGGGCGCCAACATCGAGAAGATCGGCCGCCTGTCCGAAGGGTCGCTGGCCTCGCTGGAGATTCATGCCTCGCTGCCGGCCGATCGCGACAGCGAGGTCTTGAAGCGCACGCTGCTGGCGGTGGCCACCAGCGCCGGCTTCGACGTTTCGTTGCAGCGCGAGAGCCTGTACCGCCGGTCAAAGCGACTGGTGGTGATGGACATGGATTCGACGCTGATCCGCATCGAAGTAATTGACGAGCTGGCGCGCGCCGCCGGCGTCGTCGACCAGGTCTCGAAGATCACCGAGCGGGCCATGCAAGGCGAGATGGACTATGACCAGTCGCTGCGCCAGCGGGTGGAGCTGCTCAAGGGCCTGGACGTCAAGGTGCTGGATCGCATCGCCGCCGACCTGCCCCTGACCGAGGGCGCCGAGACGCTGGTGCGCGTGCTCAAGCGCCTCGGTTACAGCATCGCCGTCATCAGCGGCGGCTTTTCGCGCGCGGCCGAGGCGCTCAAGCGCCGGCTCGGGCTGGATTATGCCTACTCGAACAATCTAGAAATTGCCGATGGTAAACTGACCGGGCGGGTGAGCGGCCCCATCGTCAACGCCCAGCGCAAGGCCGAGCTTCTGGAGACCATCGCCCAGGCCGAAGGCGTACTGCTGGATCAGGTGATCGCCGTCGGCGACGGCGCCAACGACGCGTTGATGCTGGAGCGGGCCGGCCTGGGGATCGCCTTCCACGCCAAACCGAAGCTGCGCGAATCCGCCGACACCAGCATCTCGGCGTCGGGTTTGGACGCCATCTTGTATTTGCTGGGCATCAGCGCCCGCGAGCTGCAGGAGGTCGAATGA